A stretch of the Acyrthosiphon pisum isolate AL4f chromosome A2, pea_aphid_22Mar2018_4r6ur, whole genome shotgun sequence genome encodes the following:
- the LOC100570692 gene encoding glucose dehydrogenase [FAD, quinone]-like — MNVKKIAVTVFYMVLNGYHAFIFPFDYAPKLCKDSTKVTFDFIVVGGGSAGATVAARLSEIPEWNVLLLEAGGDPPESTENPLLWKQHIRTKYDWAFLSEKNPFLFKGMEQERCIISRGLALGGSSSTNGMVYLRGTVQDFRLWKNKYGCHGWDYEDVLPYFKKSEDFVDVRRYNSEIHSHGGPLIVTPLETFDPAYKVIAESDKSINLIKVNDLNRKEPVVGYGNVYSTTINGSRCSTLKAFLIPASNRQNLYVAKNTIVTKILIENDVAVGVNFKCSSEEIKSVFCTKEVIICAGPIKSPQLLMLSGIGPKEHLNDHGITTIKDLPVGYNLQDHMSLPVFVFSDRKNRSTEDIINESKALLKKELSLYSQKISTLGLSNLMTFYKSNDDLKFPDVQIINFRIPFNSTNLFPNKINVFTNMFGYAKEVTKLYDELNLLSDLIVITPVMLQPLSTGRVMLKSVNPLDDPKIVLNYLSYDKEIETLLKGIEFVVKLSKTKSMIDAGLVLEELKLSNCADYIWDTREYWICIIHNLAAPFYHVIGGCKMGSEDDCYSVVDPKLRLKGIIGLRLIDSSIMPKIVSVNTNAATIMIGEKGSDIIKECYGEL, encoded by the coding sequence gtactaaatggATATCATGCATTTATATTTCCATTCGATTACGCACCTAAGTTATGCAAAGACTCTACAAAAGTAACATTCGATTTTATAGTGGTTGGAGGAGGAAGTGCTGGTGCAACTGTGGCTGCTCGTTTAAGTGAAATACCTGAATGGAATGTTTTACTATTAGAAGCTGGAGGTGATCCACCAGAATCAACTGAAAATCCTCTTTTATGGAAACAACATATAAGGACAAAATATGATTGGGCATTTTTGTCAGAAAAAAATCCTTTTCTTTTTAAAGGAATGGAACAAGAGAGGTGTATTATATCTAGAGGTCTTGCGCTAGGTGGATCGTCTTCAACAAATGGAATGGTATACTTGCGTGGTACTGTACAGGATTTTAGACTGTGGAAAAATAAGTATGGTTGTCATGGATGGGACTATGAAGATGTTTTACCTTATTTCAAAAAGTCAGAAGATTTTGTAGATGTTCGTAGATATAATTCAGAAATTCATTCTCATGGAGGACCGCTGATTGTGACACCATTAGAAACATTCGATCCAGCTTATAAGGTTATCGCTGAATCAGATaagtcaataaatttaattaaggtTAATGATTTAAACAGAAAAGAGCCAGTTGTCGGTTATGGTAATGTTTATTCCACTACTATCAATGGTAGTCGATGTAGCACACTAAAAGCGTTTTTAATACCAGCGAGTAATCGTCAAAATCTTTATGTagcaaaaaatacaattgttactaaaattttaattgaaaatgatGTGGCAGTGGGAGTGAACTTCAAATGTTCATCAGAAGAAATTAAATCAGTTTTTTGTACAAAAGAAGTGATAATATGTGCTGGACCTATAAAAAGTCCACAGCTTCTTATGCTCTCTGGAATCGGACCAAAAGAACATCTAAATGATCACGGTATTACAACCATCAAAGACCTACCAGTAGGTTATAACTTACAGGATCATATGTCGCTTCCAGTATTTGTGTTTTCAGATCGCAAAAATAGATCAACTGAAGACATAATAAATGAAAGTAAGGCAttgttaaaaaaagaattaagttTATATTCTCAAAAAATATCTACACTGGGACTTAGTAATcttatgacattttataaatcaaatgatGATTTAAAGTTTCCtgatgtacaaataataaatttcagaATTCCATTCAACTCGACAAATCtttttccaaataaaattaatgtatttacaaaCATGTTTGGATATGCTAAAGaagtaacaaaattatatgatgaattaaatttgttaagtgACCTTATAGTAATCACACCAGTTATGTTACAACCATTAAGTACAGGTCGAGTTATGTTAAAATCTGTAAACCCGTTAGATGatccaaaaattgttttaaattatttatcatatgaCAAAGAAATAGAAACCCTATTAAAGGGTATTGaatttgttgtaaaattatctaaaactaAAAGTATGATTGATGCTGGGCTTGTATTAGAGGAGCTGAAATTATCAAATTGTGCTGATTATATTTGGGACACCCGAGAGTATTGGATTTGTATCATTCACAACTTAGCAGCTCCTTTTTATCATGTCATTGGTGGCTGTAAAATGGGTTCAGAAGATGATTGTTATTCTGTTGTTGATCCTAAATTAAGACTGAAAGGAATAATTGGATTGCGGTTGATAGATAGTTCAATTATGCCGAAAATTGTTTCTGTAAACACTAACGCAGCTACAATAATGATTGGTGAAAAAGGAAGTGATATAATAAAAGAATGTTATGGAGAACTTTGa